One part of the Desulfonatronum thioautotrophicum genome encodes these proteins:
- a CDS encoding glycosyltransferase, giving the protein MRINYRIIQNGLYGELDAIPTPGVLDHLRNYLGNFLLDAVVATAYLNRLGSVPQAEMTDQVKAWMNYLLCKIVRLEPFNEQARNIQMQWTGKPDPYLKALERVRLPKAVEDKLFSLNSSQEVRLRSRIIGEFLRKYPYSPPLIDQMLLLDLEQDLPPGDGWLDQRKVPPILRPLLDGQLMKYCLLHGEYGRARDILDSFSEDLDDEVWLNHAAEVYARTGDPGKAMERYQSSLQRDPLQIPVRFRLEELARPFTTDAGVMDKRIAIFLYSYNKSELLQQTLRSLAASERGNAKVVVLLNNCTDDSLAAVSAINQELFAGDIEIISLPVNIGAPAARNWLLGTEHGQNADHVAFLDDDVEVPHDWLMKLSTVLQANPDAGVAGAKTLAPGRPKRYQYLYRNVSIARDDLLRFSLDTPNFNYDSGVYDFIRPTTNVMGCCHVFTRAALDAAPWFDIRFSPSQMDDIAHDLDLCLKGFKVMYCGLMECVHHQFSGLGRMSINDNAKLGNVLGNDVKLYYQFLHHMNKLKKMNNHGIVPVVP; this is encoded by the coding sequence ATGCGAATCAATTATCGGATTATCCAAAATGGCCTTTACGGTGAACTTGACGCCATCCCAACTCCGGGAGTTCTAGATCACCTGCGCAACTATCTCGGCAATTTTCTCTTGGATGCCGTAGTGGCGACGGCATATCTGAATCGATTGGGCAGTGTCCCCCAGGCGGAGATGACCGATCAGGTTAAGGCCTGGATGAATTACCTGCTGTGCAAGATCGTTCGTCTTGAGCCCTTCAACGAGCAGGCCCGCAACATCCAGATGCAATGGACCGGCAAACCTGACCCGTATCTCAAGGCATTGGAGCGGGTGCGATTGCCAAAGGCAGTGGAGGACAAGCTCTTCAGCTTGAATTCTTCCCAGGAAGTACGGCTCAGGTCCCGCATCATCGGTGAATTTCTCCGTAAGTACCCGTATTCGCCTCCTCTCATTGATCAAATGCTCCTCTTGGACCTGGAACAGGATTTGCCGCCAGGGGATGGTTGGCTGGATCAACGCAAGGTTCCGCCAATTTTACGACCTCTGCTCGATGGGCAACTGATGAAATACTGTTTGCTGCATGGGGAGTACGGGCGGGCCCGGGATATTCTGGACAGTTTCTCGGAGGACTTGGATGATGAGGTCTGGTTGAATCATGCCGCAGAGGTTTATGCCCGGACTGGAGACCCAGGGAAAGCCATGGAGCGCTACCAGTCTTCTTTGCAGCGGGACCCCTTGCAAATTCCAGTACGCTTTCGGCTGGAGGAACTGGCCCGGCCGTTCACGACGGATGCTGGCGTGATGGACAAACGGATTGCCATCTTTCTGTATTCGTACAACAAGAGCGAGCTGTTGCAGCAAACCCTGCGCAGCCTGGCCGCCTCGGAGCGAGGCAACGCCAAGGTAGTTGTCCTGCTGAACAACTGCACGGACGATTCCTTGGCGGCTGTGTCGGCCATCAATCAGGAACTTTTTGCCGGGGATATTGAGATCATATCCCTACCGGTGAATATCGGCGCGCCCGCGGCAAGGAATTGGCTGCTGGGCACGGAGCATGGTCAAAATGCGGACCACGTTGCTTTTCTGGACGATGACGTCGAGGTTCCGCATGATTGGCTGATGAAGTTGTCCACTGTGCTTCAGGCGAATCCCGATGCAGGAGTCGCGGGAGCCAAAACATTGGCGCCTGGGCGACCGAAGCGTTATCAGTATTTGTATCGAAATGTATCCATTGCTCGAGACGACCTGCTGCGTTTCAGCCTGGATACTCCCAACTTCAACTACGACAGCGGGGTTTACGACTTTATCCGTCCCACGACCAACGTCATGGGGTGCTGCCACGTTTTCACCCGAGCTGCCCTGGATGCCGCGCCCTGGTTCGACATCCGCTTTTCTCCGTCCCAAATGGACGACATTGCGCACGACCTGGATCTGTGCCTAAAAGGCTTCAAGGTCATGTATTGCGGCCTGATGGAATGTGTTCATCATCAGTTTTCAGGCCTGGGAAGAATGTCAATCAATGATAATGCGAAGCTAGGAAACGTACTCGGAAACGACGTCAAGTTGTATTATCAATTCTTGCATCACATGAACAAGTTAAAAAAAATGAATAATCATGGCATTGTGCCAGTCGTTCCGTGA
- a CDS encoding glycosyltransferase family 2 protein: MGKRDSYLNLAEYYRKQGKLDKYEHYLQLATLDSEAVPLKQGRGKAESQSDASLSLSDQELISFYAHGKYDAVLKLFEQNFDLELLPYLASAIHFSQGNPAQASQAAEGIKDQEQRRLRQKTAEMWESLHIPLAHEPRVHLIILCHNREKHVERALRQLASTNYGNYAVYLADNGSADKTWEVAQRAVNYFPAHVPIAMERFPTNIGRPAGHNWLLTKYDHSGADYIAIGDDDLVEVPSDWLNRMIQTAKVFPKCAVVGGKALNPGKPDVIHGGVRNILEFTSDKLEMSNNDDVIDFGQFDYVDKVDHVIGCLHIYDRKVLDEVGLFDIRFSPCQFVDIDHHLRIRMAGHDIIFNGLIAFKHLRGMGKKSQKNDSLAGNAFGNIHKLLHKHDANMVNDALQSNAKKRLAWLLD, translated from the coding sequence ATGGGGAAACGAGATTCTTACCTTAATCTCGCGGAGTATTATCGTAAGCAGGGGAAGCTGGATAAATATGAGCACTATCTTCAGTTGGCAACCCTTGATTCGGAAGCGGTGCCTTTGAAACAAGGCCGGGGCAAAGCTGAATCTCAGTCGGATGCTTCACTGTCGCTTTCTGATCAAGAACTGATCAGCTTCTATGCTCATGGTAAATATGATGCAGTGCTGAAATTATTTGAACAAAATTTTGATCTCGAACTCCTTCCCTACCTTGCCTCAGCCATCCATTTTTCCCAGGGCAACCCCGCCCAGGCGTCCCAGGCTGCCGAAGGCATCAAGGATCAGGAACAGCGCAGGCTTCGGCAAAAGACCGCTGAGATGTGGGAGAGTTTACACATCCCTTTGGCGCATGAGCCCAGGGTGCATCTGATCATTCTCTGTCACAACAGGGAAAAGCACGTTGAGCGGGCCTTACGGCAACTCGCCTCCACCAACTATGGCAATTACGCCGTGTATCTTGCTGACAACGGCTCAGCGGACAAGACATGGGAAGTCGCGCAGAGGGCGGTGAATTACTTTCCGGCCCATGTGCCGATTGCGATGGAACGCTTTCCCACGAATATCGGCCGGCCTGCCGGTCATAACTGGCTCTTGACAAAGTATGATCATTCCGGTGCGGACTATATCGCCATTGGCGACGACGACCTCGTCGAGGTTCCGTCCGACTGGCTGAATCGCATGATCCAGACGGCCAAGGTCTTTCCCAAATGCGCCGTTGTCGGAGGGAAGGCGCTCAATCCGGGCAAGCCTGATGTGATTCACGGCGGCGTCAGAAACATTCTGGAATTTACTTCAGACAAGCTGGAAATGAGCAATAACGACGATGTGATCGACTTTGGCCAGTTCGATTACGTGGACAAGGTGGATCATGTCATCGGATGCCTGCACATCTACGACCGAAAGGTGCTGGACGAGGTAGGGCTGTTCGACATCCGTTTTTCGCCCTGCCAGTTCGTGGATATCGATCACCATCTGCGCATTCGTATGGCAGGCCATGATATCATCTTCAACGGTCTGATTGCATTCAAGCATCTGCGGGGGATGGGTAAAAAAAGTCAGAAGAATGACAGCCTGGCTGGAAATGCCTTTGGCAATATCCATAAACTGCTGCACAAGCATGATGCCAATATGGTTAACGACGCGCTCCAAAGCAATGCCAAGAAGCGTTTGGCATGGCTTTTGGATTGA
- a CDS encoding FkbM family methyltransferase, with the protein MLGCQYSYDIMDHDSDMMPEDIQYLSKSSKALSNLINIKTEDQLKIIVPDTLQCLSTFVYLEQENWFEQELELVRQYLKPGMIALDIGSCFGAYALPMAALVGEQGQVFAFEPNENCCRYLEKSKKANRLDNLHVIRKAVADCSQSSFINEAISPEFSSVSSIPDRMKQEVKSLSLDNWWKKNDHPNVDLLKVDVNGHEPIVINGAKKLLTKTSPLIIFSLNSPFSLQPKDLQKRTRLSVNLFKKLGYSIYTYLPELNVLSAHDDIQCPDPSQINLVACKPELAAYLKESGLMLTTIYSLPRVKDDSWYIHLSRLPFAEPMLQQWENNCPDKGTPYMSAFNLLCAAQNINNYSASQRYILLRSAYHIFSSIYNNKSISGSLSFSLARVCVDLGQKNMAFNILQQLKNDILNGKGGDFSLPFITPIKKFDTSQVKSSLENWVIASCIESMLNLSNYSGYFFNKYDLELYRMLLGNPEISIESQRRINLFAFQKQQKKSDHEFKKKTPIVTFIMLSMSYRSQDNLTMAESIIQAGLSKYPDNIMLEEELAEISYARKDWHQAALLFAKICKKTEEKTPLRIIDRLKNSIDQTPDKENRIKIWKSTCSTKGQKAELSCSKLLDGNYEEALEIFTSLVKDVFSDDKTRGLWIDSFLCLHDCIKKVDSPPSCKTKDTKKTLPYKKVIVSGMGWSGSGAVYDYLREFSLVYPISGELKFIQADPGLYTLWKKSGDVDLFNKDILAFFILSLMGFGASRDWNSAIAAFFARSMSLSRKKRLYARGINLFCKEAKKCFVNNVFDKNIFKSMANILWDTIAYVNGAKKNNIVLLDNVFQGSKIHAIDFLDNTHVFCTFRDPRSNYIALLNESPFFRHTVEQYVQIYKKYRLQFDKLYNSISNNKSVTIVQFENFVLSEEYRLRMAKILNLSCSVQEKYRFFQPWVSEKNVFLHENYEIQDEIRLIEKELPEYCIDVHRLKQEDC; encoded by the coding sequence ATGCTTGGCTGTCAATATTCTTACGATATAATGGATCACGATTCAGATATGATGCCAGAAGACATTCAATACCTCTCTAAATCATCAAAAGCACTTTCCAACCTTATAAATATCAAGACCGAAGATCAGCTCAAAATCATTGTCCCGGATACTCTCCAGTGCCTGAGCACGTTTGTTTACCTGGAACAGGAAAACTGGTTTGAGCAGGAGCTAGAGCTTGTCCGACAATATCTCAAGCCGGGTATGATTGCCCTGGATATTGGTTCCTGTTTTGGAGCATATGCTCTGCCAATGGCTGCATTGGTTGGAGAGCAAGGCCAGGTATTCGCTTTTGAGCCAAACGAGAACTGTTGCAGATATCTTGAAAAAAGCAAGAAAGCCAACAGACTCGATAATCTTCATGTTATCAGGAAAGCAGTAGCAGATTGCAGCCAGTCTAGCTTCATTAATGAAGCTATAAGCCCAGAATTTTCCAGCGTCAGTTCTATTCCGGACCGGATGAAACAAGAAGTTAAGTCATTGTCTTTGGATAATTGGTGGAAAAAGAATGATCATCCAAATGTAGATCTTCTGAAGGTAGATGTAAACGGCCATGAGCCTATTGTAATAAACGGAGCTAAGAAATTATTAACTAAAACATCGCCTTTGATTATATTCTCTCTAAACTCGCCGTTTTCGTTGCAGCCAAAAGATTTGCAAAAACGTACGAGACTTTCTGTCAATCTTTTTAAAAAGCTTGGTTATTCAATATATACCTACCTGCCTGAGCTAAACGTCCTTTCCGCGCATGATGATATACAATGCCCTGATCCAAGCCAGATTAACCTGGTCGCCTGCAAACCAGAGCTGGCTGCGTACCTCAAAGAATCAGGATTGATGCTTACAACTATTTACAGTCTGCCCAGAGTGAAAGATGACTCATGGTATATTCATCTATCCAGGCTTCCCTTTGCCGAGCCCATGCTACAGCAATGGGAAAACAACTGTCCTGACAAAGGAACCCCTTACATGTCAGCTTTTAATTTGCTTTGCGCAGCACAAAACATAAACAATTATTCCGCATCGCAAAGATACATTCTTTTAAGAAGTGCATATCATATATTTTCGTCAATATATAATAACAAAAGTATATCAGGATCTTTGAGCTTTAGTCTGGCAAGGGTTTGCGTAGACTTAGGTCAAAAAAATATGGCTTTCAATATCTTGCAACAGCTTAAAAATGATATCCTAAACGGCAAAGGAGGTGATTTTTCTTTGCCGTTCATAACTCCAATTAAAAAATTTGATACCAGTCAGGTAAAAAGCAGTCTTGAAAATTGGGTGATAGCTTCTTGTATAGAGTCTATGCTCAATCTAAGCAATTATTCTGGCTATTTTTTCAATAAATATGACCTTGAGCTCTACAGGATGCTTTTGGGAAACCCTGAAATCAGCATTGAATCTCAGAGAAGAATAAACCTTTTTGCTTTCCAAAAACAACAGAAAAAAAGTGACCATGAATTTAAGAAGAAAACTCCCATTGTAACATTTATCATGCTGTCCATGTCTTACCGAAGCCAAGACAACCTTACGATGGCTGAAAGTATTATTCAGGCAGGGCTTAGTAAGTATCCTGATAATATCATGCTGGAAGAGGAACTTGCAGAAATTTCATACGCAAGAAAAGACTGGCATCAAGCTGCCTTGCTGTTTGCAAAAATCTGCAAAAAAACAGAAGAAAAAACTCCTCTCAGAATTATTGACCGGCTTAAAAACTCAATTGATCAAACACCTGATAAAGAGAACAGAATTAAAATATGGAAGTCAACATGCAGTACAAAGGGACAAAAAGCAGAGCTCAGTTGTTCTAAGCTTTTAGATGGTAACTATGAAGAAGCACTTGAGATATTTACTTCTCTAGTGAAAGATGTTTTTTCAGATGATAAAACCAGGGGATTATGGATTGACTCTTTCTTATGTCTGCATGATTGCATTAAAAAAGTTGATTCTCCACCCTCATGCAAAACAAAAGATACAAAAAAAACATTGCCTTACAAAAAAGTTATTGTTTCCGGGATGGGCTGGTCAGGATCTGGGGCTGTTTATGACTATTTAAGAGAATTCAGTTTGGTTTATCCAATATCAGGTGAGTTGAAGTTTATCCAGGCGGATCCTGGACTTTACACCCTTTGGAAAAAATCCGGCGATGTGGATTTATTTAACAAAGATATTCTTGCATTCTTTATCCTGAGCCTAATGGGATTTGGTGCCAGTCGTGATTGGAATAGCGCCATTGCGGCTTTCTTTGCCAGATCAATGTCGTTATCCAGGAAAAAGCGACTCTATGCCAGGGGGATAAATCTGTTTTGCAAGGAAGCGAAAAAATGCTTTGTTAATAATGTTTTTGATAAAAATATTTTTAAAAGCATGGCGAATATTCTTTGGGATACGATAGCATATGTTAATGGTGCAAAGAAAAATAACATTGTTTTGCTGGATAATGTATTTCAAGGATCGAAGATACATGCAATTGACTTTCTTGATAACACACATGTTTTCTGCACTTTTCGCGATCCGAGATCTAATTACATTGCACTGTTAAATGAGTCTCCATTTTTCAGACACACTGTTGAGCAATATGTACAAATATATAAAAAATACAGATTACAATTTGATAAATTATATAATTCTATAAGCAATAATAAATCTGTAACTATCGTACAGTTTGAAAATTTTGTTTTGTCTGAAGAATACAGGTTACGAATGGCCAAAATTCTTAACCTCAGCTGTTCTGTGCAAGAAAAATACAGGTTTTTCCAGCCATGGGTCTCTGAAAAAAATGTCTTTCTCCATGAAAATTACGAAATACAGGATGAAATTAGATTAATTGAGAAAGAACTCCCGGAATACTGTATTGATGTGCATAGACTGAAGCAGGAGGATTGTTAA
- a CDS encoding class I SAM-dependent methyltransferase yields MKNFSTFDSIDTFFIQQYPPGHFYSPLPSLSEFSKVAPRVFGKRLDNLPGIDLNEDEQLRHFKEFIPYYHEMPFTDNKKQGHRYYFQNNMFSYADAFALYSILRHYKPRNVVEIGSGFSSCLMLDTNDIYFNGDIKFNFIDPYPERLSNNIFDNDRNNISIFQNNVQDFDSSFFLNLKRNDVLFIDSSHVGKIGSDLLYILFDILPILSEGVIIHFHDIFYPFEYPRSWYENLGRAWNENYFLRAFLQFNNSFKIIYFNSFISFKFRSMLQKHMPLCLKNTGGSIWMVKSNVVN; encoded by the coding sequence ATGAAAAATTTCAGCACATTTGATTCAATAGATACCTTTTTTATCCAACAATATCCTCCAGGCCATTTTTATTCTCCTCTCCCCTCGTTATCTGAATTTTCCAAGGTCGCTCCACGTGTTTTTGGAAAGCGTCTAGATAATTTGCCCGGCATTGATCTCAATGAAGACGAGCAGTTAAGGCATTTCAAGGAATTTATCCCTTATTACCATGAAATGCCTTTCACAGATAATAAAAAACAGGGGCATCGATACTATTTCCAAAACAATATGTTTTCATATGCTGACGCATTTGCTCTATATTCAATTCTCAGACACTACAAGCCAAGAAATGTTGTAGAAATAGGATCTGGTTTTTCATCGTGTCTTATGCTTGATACAAACGATATTTACTTTAACGGCGATATTAAATTTAATTTTATTGATCCATATCCAGAAAGACTTTCAAATAATATTTTTGATAATGATAGAAATAATATATCAATATTTCAAAATAATGTTCAAGACTTTGATAGTTCTTTTTTTCTTAATTTAAAACGAAATGATGTATTATTCATTGACAGTTCGCATGTTGGAAAAATTGGAAGCGACCTTTTATATATTTTATTCGATATTTTGCCAATTCTTTCTGAAGGTGTAATTATACATTTTCACGATATATTTTATCCATTTGAATATCCAAGGTCATGGTATGAAAATCTTGGGAGAGCTTGGAACGAAAATTATTTTCTTAGAGCATTTTTACAATTTAATAATTCTTTCAAGATTATTTATTTCAATAGCTTTATTTCATTTAAATTTCGTTCTATGCTGCAAAAGCACATGCCTTTGTGTTTGAAAAATACTGGTGGGAGTATTTGGATGGTTAAGTCTAATGTTGTAAATTAG
- the aepX gene encoding phosphoenolpyruvate mutase, with amino-acid sequence MTHTKKAYVGMSADLVHPGHLNIIKTAQNYGEVIIGLLTDEAIASYKRVPHMTFEQRQEVVQNIKGVSRVVPQNTLDYVPNLEEFKPDYVVHGDDWRKGVQKETRDKVIETLAKWGGELVEVPYTQGISSTQLRKTLREIGTTPQVRLRALRRLIQAKPIVRAIEIHSGLTGLIAENVYLNGDKGIREFDVMWGSSLTDSTSKGKPDIEAVDVTSRIGTLNEVLEVTTKPIIYDADTGGKPEHFVFTVKTLERLGISAAIIEDKNGLKKNSLFGTEVLQTQESIDAFCHKIQVGRSARATDDFMVIARVESLILNKGLEDALTRTRAYLDAGVDGIMIHSKNKNPDEIFAFCNEYNKVPKRKPLVVVPSSFNTVKESELIDHGVNIVIYGNQLIRSAYPAMVKTARTILEHGRSAEADDQMMSIKEILELIPGGK; translated from the coding sequence ATGACACATACAAAGAAGGCTTACGTAGGAATGAGCGCAGACCTGGTTCACCCTGGTCACCTGAATATCATCAAAACAGCGCAAAACTATGGGGAAGTTATTATCGGGCTTCTTACAGACGAGGCCATAGCCAGTTATAAACGTGTTCCTCATATGACCTTTGAACAGCGCCAGGAGGTGGTACAGAATATTAAAGGGGTTTCAAGAGTGGTGCCTCAGAACACGCTGGACTATGTCCCTAACCTCGAAGAATTCAAGCCCGACTATGTAGTGCATGGAGATGACTGGAGGAAGGGGGTTCAGAAAGAAACCAGGGACAAGGTGATTGAAACCCTGGCCAAATGGGGAGGAGAGCTGGTTGAAGTACCCTATACTCAAGGTATATCCTCAACACAGCTCAGAAAAACATTACGAGAAATCGGCACCACCCCTCAAGTTCGCTTAAGAGCACTGCGAAGACTGATTCAGGCCAAACCCATAGTCAGGGCCATTGAAATTCACAGCGGACTTACAGGATTGATTGCTGAAAATGTCTATCTGAACGGGGACAAGGGCATCCGGGAATTTGATGTCATGTGGGGGAGCAGTCTTACTGACTCCACTTCCAAGGGCAAGCCCGACATAGAAGCTGTGGATGTCACTTCGCGCATTGGAACACTCAACGAAGTTCTGGAGGTAACCACCAAGCCGATAATTTATGACGCAGATACTGGAGGCAAGCCTGAACACTTCGTTTTCACTGTCAAGACGCTGGAGCGTCTCGGAATATCCGCAGCCATCATTGAAGACAAAAATGGCCTTAAGAAAAATTCACTTTTCGGAACTGAGGTTCTTCAGACCCAGGAAAGCATTGATGCTTTCTGTCATAAGATTCAGGTTGGCAGAAGTGCCCGGGCTACGGACGACTTCATGGTCATAGCCCGGGTTGAAAGTCTTATTTTAAACAAGGGACTTGAAGACGCTCTGACAAGAACGCGGGCTTACCTTGATGCGGGCGTAGATGGAATCATGATCCACAGCAAAAATAAAAATCCTGATGAAATATTTGCCTTCTGCAATGAGTACAACAAAGTCCCTAAGCGCAAACCCCTGGTAGTTGTTCCATCAAGCTTCAACACTGTGAAGGAGTCCGAACTCATTGATCATGGCGTAAATATTGTAATTTATGGCAATCAACTGATTAGAAGCGCTTATCCGGCCATGGTCAAAACAGCCAGGACCATATTGGAGCATGGGCGCTCAGCAGAGGCGGATGATCAGATGATGTCCATAAAAGAAATCCTGGAACTCATCCCTGGAGGCAAATAG
- the aepY gene encoding phosphonopyruvate decarboxylase: MLDPGLFHKALLKRDIDFFAGVPDSLLKNFCAYIDDQGTPGKHIITANEGNAVALATGYHLATGKTGAVYMQNSGLGNCINPLTSLTDQDVYNIPLLLIIGWRGEPGIKDEPQHIKQGRITTAQLDLLEIPYQILDAQSNLEEALNNLMTAENMCKGPVALLIRKKTFSEYKRSKKCLYDYTLKREEALRSILSQAGTDDLIVSTTGKTSRELFELRKERFEKQCDFLTVGSMGHASSIALGVAMGRPHRNVLCIDGDGAFIMHMGSLPIIGSLKPENFVHILLNNSAHESVGGQETVAGTIDISKIVKACGYKKYFQAGSSSEVEECWKEIKKIKGPVFLEIKVCVGSREDLGRPDSTPVQNKKSFMEFCSVC; encoded by the coding sequence ATGCTGGATCCTGGGTTGTTCCATAAGGCCCTTCTAAAAAGAGACATTGATTTTTTTGCTGGCGTGCCTGATTCTTTGCTTAAAAATTTCTGCGCCTATATTGATGATCAAGGTACTCCAGGAAAGCATATAATTACTGCCAATGAAGGAAATGCCGTGGCCCTTGCAACCGGGTACCATTTGGCTACCGGCAAAACCGGAGCTGTCTACATGCAGAACTCAGGCCTGGGCAACTGCATCAACCCCTTGACATCTCTGACAGACCAGGATGTTTATAATATCCCTTTGCTTCTCATAATCGGCTGGCGAGGAGAGCCAGGAATCAAAGATGAGCCTCAGCATATCAAACAAGGAAGAATTACCACAGCTCAACTTGATTTGCTGGAAATCCCCTATCAGATTCTGGATGCCCAAAGCAATTTGGAAGAAGCTCTCAACAATCTAATGACTGCGGAAAATATGTGCAAAGGACCAGTTGCGCTGCTAATCCGTAAAAAAACCTTTTCAGAATACAAAAGATCAAAAAAATGTCTTTATGATTATACACTTAAAAGAGAAGAAGCGTTACGATCTATATTATCTCAGGCAGGCACTGACGATCTTATCGTCTCCACTACAGGAAAAACATCCAGAGAATTATTTGAACTGCGTAAAGAAAGATTTGAAAAACAATGCGACTTTCTGACAGTGGGGTCCATGGGGCATGCCAGTTCCATTGCACTTGGAGTAGCTATGGGCAGGCCTCATCGCAATGTGCTGTGCATAGATGGTGACGGTGCATTTATAATGCATATGGGTTCTCTGCCCATCATTGGCAGCTTAAAGCCTGAGAACTTCGTGCACATTCTCTTGAACAACTCAGCACATGAATCCGTAGGTGGTCAGGAAACCGTAGCCGGCACTATAGACATCTCTAAAATAGTAAAGGCTTGCGGATATAAAAAATATTTCCAGGCAGGGAGCTCGTCGGAGGTTGAAGAATGCTGGAAAGAAATAAAAAAAATCAAAGGCCCTGTCTTTTTGGAAATAAAGGTTTGTGTAGGCTCTAGGGAAGATCTTGGCAGACCAGACAGCACCCCTGTCCAAAACAAAAAATCATTCATGGAGTTTTGCAGTGTATGCTGA
- a CDS encoding FkbM family methyltransferase, whose protein sequence is MRKKYFVKSILKSISENSPLNCIVSNSKIILVVGNSNVRTICGIEVSAVCPVDSLDNQILKDGPRFINLEDIGNLINYKDPVFIHSLYSRQIADILSKIGIFNVIDITHLSWRNARMLDRELISENIDSIAKVYDLLADYYSRDVLSMLLEFRIAMDPKIIKNSPYPQYHHPVIHPTSGETFLDGGAFTGDTVIDFFNALKGMMSAVCFEPDKENFKILEQNILDHKLFRKVKAVPLGLWSKSATLSFDSASQSSRIVPDSSSTIKVIDIDTYCQRTGFIPSLIKMDVEGAELEALSGGEKTIRKYMPKMMVSAYHHGAHLWEIPLRLAEMGYTRIFMGHHPPEYTIYETVVYADAG, encoded by the coding sequence ATGCGAAAAAAATATTTTGTTAAATCAATTTTAAAATCAATTTCTGAGAACTCACCTTTGAATTGTATTGTAAGTAATTCAAAGATAATACTGGTTGTCGGAAATTCAAATGTTAGAACAATATGTGGAATTGAAGTTTCAGCTGTTTGTCCTGTTGATAGCTTAGATAATCAGATTTTGAAAGATGGGCCACGTTTTATTAATCTTGAAGATATTGGAAACTTGATAAATTATAAAGATCCTGTTTTCATACACAGTCTCTATTCTCGTCAAATCGCAGATATCCTTTCAAAAATTGGCATTTTCAACGTTATCGACATCACGCATCTATCATGGCGCAATGCTCGCATGCTTGACCGGGAACTCATCAGCGAAAACATTGATTCTATCGCAAAAGTGTATGACCTGCTTGCTGACTATTATTCACGTGACGTTTTGAGCATGCTTCTTGAATTCAGAATTGCCATGGATCCGAAAATCATCAAGAATTCACCATATCCTCAATACCACCATCCAGTGATACACCCCACATCCGGTGAGACATTTTTGGATGGCGGCGCTTTTACTGGTGACACAGTTATTGATTTCTTCAATGCTTTGAAAGGTATGATGTCAGCTGTATGTTTTGAGCCTGACAAAGAGAATTTCAAGATACTGGAGCAGAATATTTTGGATCATAAGTTATTTCGCAAGGTCAAAGCTGTTCCTTTGGGATTGTGGAGCAAAAGCGCTACATTGTCTTTTGATAGCGCCAGCCAATCGTCGCGCATCGTTCCTGATTCATCCAGCACGATTAAAGTTATCGATATTGACACCTACTGTCAGCGGACCGGTTTTATCCCGAGTTTGATCAAGATGGACGTGGAGGGTGCTGAGCTTGAGGCTCTGTCTGGCGGGGAGAAGACAATCAGGAAGTATATGCCGAAAATGATGGTTAGTGCTTACCACCATGGAGCGCACCTCTGGGAGATACCGCTACGCCTTGCTGAAATGGGGTACACCAGAATATTCATGGGACATCATCCACCTGAATACACTATTTATGAAACCGTGGTTTACGCGGACGCGGGGTGA